The following are encoded in a window of Candidatus Desulfofervidus auxilii genomic DNA:
- a CDS encoding B12-binding domain-containing radical SAM protein encodes MRVLFLQPPLGSWVCWGKHVAINVNHAQLAANLREWYPEIEIKVLDCKALDMDERKMLDVIKEIEPDLVYMGDALQTNGVAATHPRYKRTASLIKKLNKNIKICVGGFFYGANAPQILKETKEFDFIIYGETEVTMPELAKELSKKEPDIPSIKGLAYWDKDEVKVTPYRPLYENLDDLPLPAYDLFPMERYKYMETYHSRGCPNGCRFCVGWTNYDPRGNKDWMHYRIRSAKRVADELEFLEKRFGVKYIVMMDEDFNVYRSRIEGLIEEIFKRGLKVKYFFMGRAPYFLRDKDLLKDLKKSGFIQCLFGLEVTDEKTLKKIGKGITVEEVEEVVAKCRENHIGTLISWMVGFPDDDEETIKKRFERLDKIDPDISSLQMLTPLPGIPMYSEIEPYIEERDLSKWDFFHPVIRTKYLTREELGKLAAWCNYKFFSNPERRKRILFNKNLDPFCRISFRVYIKTINDYTRAAIKGEVFI; translated from the coding sequence ATGAGAGTCTTATTTTTACAACCTCCTCTTGGGAGTTGGGTTTGTTGGGGAAAGCATGTTGCTATTAATGTAAATCATGCACAGTTGGCAGCAAATCTTAGAGAATGGTATCCAGAGATAGAGATAAAGGTATTGGATTGCAAGGCATTAGATATGGATGAAAGAAAGATGCTTGATGTGATTAAAGAAATAGAGCCTGACTTGGTCTATATGGGAGATGCCTTACAGACAAATGGTGTGGCAGCTACTCATCCCCGTTATAAAAGGACAGCTAGTTTGATTAAAAAATTAAATAAAAATATAAAGATATGTGTAGGTGGATTCTTTTATGGAGCAAATGCTCCCCAAATATTAAAAGAAACAAAAGAATTTGATTTTATTATTTATGGAGAAACAGAAGTCACTATGCCTGAATTAGCTAAAGAATTGAGTAAGAAAGAGCCAGATATCCCTTCGATAAAAGGGCTTGCTTATTGGGATAAAGATGAAGTAAAAGTTACCCCTTATCGCCCTTTATATGAAAATTTAGATGACTTACCACTTCCAGCATATGATTTATTCCCAATGGAAAGGTATAAATATATGGAGACTTATCATTCTAGAGGTTGTCCAAATGGATGTCGTTTTTGTGTAGGTTGGACAAATTATGATCCAAGAGGGAATAAAGATTGGATGCATTATCGCATAAGATCTGCTAAAAGGGTGGCAGATGAATTAGAGTTTTTAGAAAAAAGATTTGGTGTGAAATATATAGTAATGATGGATGAGGATTTTAATGTTTATCGTTCAAGGATTGAGGGATTAATAGAAGAGATATTTAAGCGAGGACTTAAGGTAAAATATTTCTTTATGGGAAGAGCGCCTTATTTTTTAAGAGATAAGGATTTACTTAAAGATTTAAAAAAATCGGGGTTTATTCAATGTCTATTTGGTCTTGAGGTAACAGATGAAAAGACATTAAAAAAGATTGGGAAAGGGATTACGGTGGAAGAAGTAGAAGAAGTAGTAGCAAAATGTAGGGAAAATCATATTGGGACTTTAATTTCTTGGATGGTAGGGTTTCCAGATGATGATGAAGAGACTATTAAAAAGAGATTTGAAAGGTTAGATAAAATTGACCCAGATATCTCTTCTCTTCAAATGTTAACACCATTACCAGGTATCCCTATGTATTCTGAGATTGAACCTTATATTGAAGAAAGGGATTTAAGCAAATGGGACTTTTTTCATCCTGTGATAAGGACAAAATATTTAACAAGAGAAGAATTGGGGAAATTAGCTGCTTGGTGTAATTATAAATTCTTTAGTAATCCGGAAAGGAGAAAAAGAATATTGTTTAATAAAAATTTGGATCCATTTTGTAGAATTTCTTTTAGAGTCTATATAAAAACAATAAATGATTATACAAGAGCAGCTATTAAAGGAGAAGTTTTTATTTAA